A single window of Girardinichthys multiradiatus isolate DD_20200921_A chromosome 15, DD_fGirMul_XY1, whole genome shotgun sequence DNA harbors:
- the hebp2 gene encoding heme-binding protein 2: MLKAMGQVLFSTGLKNPKFTAEEPKGQDYEIRTYHPAKWVSTTLSGMQGDECTKTGFRRLFSYIQGNNKNKAKVEMTAPVTCHVVPGAGPACESQFTISFYIPDELQANPPEPSDPDVFMEDRKEFTAYVRMYGGFSNDNMKREELLKLLESLKKDGVEFVDKPYYTAGYDSPFKLTNRRNEVWVLKKTEQQ, from the exons ATGCTGAAAGCTATGGGACAAGTTTTATTCTCCACCGGATTGAAGAATCCTAAATTCACAGCAGAGGAGCCGAAG GGACAGGACTATGAGATCCGCACCTACCATCCTGCTAAGTGGGTAAGCACCACTCTGAGTGGGATGCAAGGTGACGAATGCACGAAGACCGGCTTCCGCAGGCTCTTCAGCTACATTCAaggcaacaacaaaaaca AGGCCAAAGTGGAGATGACCGCCCCTGTGACATGCCATGTGGTCCCTGGAGCCGGTCCCGCCTGCGAATCTCAGTTTACCATATCCTTCTACATCCCAGATGAGCTTCAGGCAAATCCACCTGAGCCCAGCGACCCGGATGTGTTCATGGAGGACCGAAAAGAGTTCACCGCATATGTCAG GATGTATGGTGGTTTCTCCAATGACAATATGAAGCGGGAAGAGCTCCTGAAGCTTCTGGAGAGCCTGAAGAAGGACGGGGTTGAATTCGTCGACAAGCCGTATTACACGGCCGGGTACGACAGCCCCTTCAAACTGACCAACCGCAGGAACGAGGTGTGGGTCCTCaagaaaacagagcagcagTAG